The following DNA comes from Fervidibacillus albus.
GTCGCCTTCGTCCGTTCGTCATCGAAATGAACGAAAATATCGTCCATAATTAGCGGAACGGGAACGGAATCATTCAGATGGTTTTCAACAAAGGCGAGTCGTAATGACAAGTATAATTGGTCCCTTGTCCCATCGCTCATTTCGCGAACGGTTCGTTTCCCTTTCTTGCGATCGATGGCCACAATAATCGGTATATCCCCATCATAGTCGATGATTAATTGTTCGTATTGATTTAAAGTAAGCTTTTGAAAAAAGTTGCTTGCCCGATGGATGATCGTCGTTTCGTTTTTTCGCCGATATTCTTCGATAGCCCGTTGAAGTAACCGTTTTGCCAACTCAATGCGAACATACTCGTTCCAATATTGATCCACTTCTGCTAAATAACTTTCGGCGTTTTGGGAATGGAACACGACGTCGGTTTTCGTTTCGTTCATCGTTTCAAATTCCCGTTTTAAATGCCATAATGGTTCCTTTTCATCCTTGATTCGGCTCTCTATGATTTGGCTTTTTTCTTCCAACTGTTCAATTCGTGAGGGAATCATTTCAGGATTTTCGATCGCTTCTGCTTCCCTTTCCAACTGTTCCAATGGTAAAAAGTCTCCCGCTTCCATCAACCGTTCTTCCGTTTCCTTCCATTTTGTTTCCAAATCTTTTTTCTCGGAAGCTTGGAGAAGAAATGTTCGCAAGTCTTCTACCGAGCCGCATTGATAAGTTTCCATATAGTTTTGAACGATTTCCTTTAATTCTCGTTCTTGCCGCTCGTTTTCTACAATTTCCATTTCGATTTCTTGTACTTGTTTTCGAATGGCATCCGCCGTCGTCTTTTTCTCCCTTTCCCGTTCGTATGTTTCTCGAAGTGTCCTTACGAAATTTTCGATGGATGGATAGTCGGATATATTTTTCGAAAGTCGTTTTGCCAGATCCGCCACCTGCCATTCGAATGCATCACATTCTTCTTTTTTGCGCTGAACAGATCGTTCAGCACGGGTAATATTGGATAAAATTTGAAATAGTTTTCGAAGTTTTTCAATTGTCGTACGGGCGATTTCTGGATTGCTTCCTAAGTGGCCGTATTTTTCTCGAATCGCTTCCCATCTTTCCTCCGCTTTTTCTAATCGGTCGTTGAGCTGTTCAACCTTTTGTTTTTGGATCAGTTGTTTCAGATTGGCATCTTTCAATCTTTTTTTGTAATTTTCGAGATTGATTCGTTTTTCTTCCGCTTTTTTTACATACGTTTCAATGCTTCTAAGTATCGTTTCAATCGAATTATTTGAAGAAGCGACTTCGCAACCGATCGATTGGGCTGCAACCGTTAATTCTTCAAAAAGGGTGGATTTTATATTTGACAGTGTATCGTATCGTTTTTCCACATCCTTTACTTTCTTCCATTCTTCCAAAACCGGTCGATAAAAAACTTTCAGCCATTCTTTCATTTCTGCTGGAGATTTCGGTTGAATTCCCGCCCGTTTCCATTCTTCGTTCCATTCCTTTGTCAACGAGGCAAATCGATGTTTCGTTTCCGCTAATTTTTCCTTTAACCGATCGATTTTCTCTTCCGTTTGCTTTTTTTGTAAAAGAAGATTTGCCCTTTTTGCTGATCGATCCGATTCCTTCCGCATCACGTCTACTAAATGATCCGCTTCACTTATCGACTGTTCAAAGAGGGCGGCAAGGGAATCTGCATCGGAAAAATTTTTCGATATCGTTTCTACATTTTCCTTTCCTAGCCATACCGATTTTACGAAAGTCCAATGTTCATTTCGCCTATTCCGTACGTTTTGTAAATCTGCTTCTACCGGGACGTATCCACCGAGCTCAATTTGTTCTAACTGATTTATCGTTTCATAATATCGTTCTTGTTCTTCAGTTATAGCTTGTTCGGTTCCTACCCTTTCTTTTTCCAATTCGTCCCAACGTTTTTCATACGTTTCGATCGTTTCGATAAGTGGGATGGGAATTTCGGATAATTGTCTTAGTGAACCTCCCCAAATGTTTTGATCTTTTTGAATCCGATCGATTCGTTCCTTTCCCAATTCCCATTCCCGTTTCGTTTCTTTAATTTGGGCATCGAGATTTCCTTCCCGTTGTATGCGACGTATTAATTGTTCGAATGGAGCGGGATCGACGGGTACTTCCATCTCTTTCAATTCCCTTTCGAGTTTCGTCCGTTCGTTTTCGTATTCCTGTAGCCGTTCCTTTTCCGATTGAAGGCCCAATTGTATATTTTTTACTTCATCTGCTAATGCCAAAATTGCTTCTTCCTCAGAAAATGGAATGCGGAGTTGCTCGGCTTCTTCGATACGAATCGATGGCGCAATCGTTAAGAGTAACGACTGGGCTTCGATCTTCCATTCATCCATCGATCGGATCTCTTCGGGAATTTCTTTCATTTTTCTCGATATATATTGTTGTAATTTTTCATTCATTGTATAAATTTCCGTTCCAAGGCTTAGCATTTGGTGATCATAATGGATCTGGTCACGAATAGTCTTTTTCTGTTCGTATTTTGATTTAATCTTCGCCTTTTCTTCCTTTGTCCGCACGTAGTTTTCGATTGTATCGGAAATCCGTTGAACCGTTTCGTCCGAAAGAATCGGAATTTGTTGTAATGAATCTAGCTGCAAACGAATTTTTTGTCGATCTTGATACGGTTTCCATATGCGCTGTCTTCGCCTTTCCTTCGTAAGATCGAGTTGAATTTGTTCGTATTTCTTTTGGAGTCGATCTAGTTCATCTTTCTTTTCATCAATTTCCTTCGCCTTTTTATGCCAATCTTCTCCCCGTAGTCCTTTTTCCCTCATATCGGCGATCGAACGGGTATAAAGATGCCACGATTTATTCAACAATTTCGATGAACCTTTACGAAAGGACGGGTCAATTAACTCCTTCGTCCGGTCATTTAACAAGTTTACGATTTTTTGCACATATTGAATCCCACCACCGGATTCAAATAAGCTAATACCGACGTGACCGCCCGATTGTAACAAACTTTCCCCACCGCTACGTAACCGCTCGTGGTCAAATCCGAAGAGAAGGGCAAACTGTTCCTTTTCAAAACCACTTAAGTAGGGAGTCAAACGCTCATTTTCCATTTCCTTCCCATTTTCATCCACGAGAATGAATTTGCTATATCGTTTTTTTCGAAAATAATGAATCGGTGGTAACGAAGGATGTTCGAGTATAAACTCTAGTTTGGATCGAGTATCGAAGTAGTCTTTGCGATTCCCTTCTATTTTCCCTCCGAACAGGCCATCGATCATTAAGTTTAACAAAGTGCTTTTTCCCGCTTCATTCGGACCGTAAAGAATGTGTAAAGCCATTTGATCTCCTAAATCGAGTTCAAACTGATCATAATGAAGGACGGATTGAACGTTCACTTTTCGAATAATCATTAGACTTCTCCTCCCCTTGAGATCATGCCAATTAGAAGATCTTTCGCATCGTTTAAAATGATCTCCACATCCTTTTTCCCTTCAATTTTCATCGCATCTTCCCGTTTTACGTATTGATTCAACCGGTTTTGAATCGACTTCATTTTTTGGATATATGCACTTAAAAACTCATCATCTAAATCGTTCAGATCGATTTCTTTAATCATTTCAGAAATCGCATCCGTATGTTCAAAGGATGAAGACGCCTTTTGAGGGGCCGTCGTTTCAAACTTGATTTTTTCAATCCAAATTTGATTCGCTCCAGTCATTTGTGCGGCGTTTTTTACTTCTGATATGTACCGCTCCTGCTCCTGTAAAAGTTCATTATGCATCTGAGTCTCTCCGGAAAGGATGATACGAACGGCTATAGGATGGCCGGGTTCCCTTTCGACGATATCACTTAAAGCCGAAGAAACTTTCTCGATAAAATCTATTTCCGTTTCCGCCGCAGATAAATCGACCGGGCATACATACCAACGAAGAACATCCAAATTTCGATGCTCCACCGTAACATCCTTCCCGTCAACGGTAACGAGGGTACACCCTTTTTCACCGGTTTCTCGAATATGTCGTCCTTGAATGTTTCCTGGAAAAATAATAAACGGGTGTTCGCTGATGACTTGCCGCTTATGAATATGACCGAGTGCCCAGTAATCGTAGCCTTTTTCAATCAGTTCGCTCGGATGACATGGAGCATACCGTTCATGACCTTCCTTTCCATCTAAAGACGTATGAAGGAGGCCGATGTTAAAATAGCCGGGATAAGCATCCGGATATTGAAGGGCGAGGTTTTCCCATACTTCCCGCTCTTTATAGCTCCATCCATGAATAGCAACACCGATTTCATCCATCGTGTACGTTTCCGGCTGGTCTGTACGAAACTCAACGACGTTATCCGGTAATACGAGTCGTTTAGATATTTGACTTGCCGCATCGTGGTTCCCTTTAATTAAAAAGACGCGGATTCCATACTCCCGAAGTCTCATCATCATCGAATTAAAAAATAATCCGGTCGAATAATCTTGCCAATCGCCATCGTAAATATCCCCTGCGATAACAACAAATTGTACAGATTGTTCAATACTTAGTTCAACTAGATTTTCCAACGCCTTTCTCGTCGCCGTTCGAATGTCTTCCCTTAGTGCATCTCCTCGTATTTGCAATCCTCTTAACGGGCTATCTAAATGTAGATCGGCACAATGGATAAATTTAAACATATTTCGTCCTCCGTTACGAATCTAATATATTAATAATATATCAAAGATTGAAAGGAAGGACAAATATTCGACAGAAAATTCGAACGATTAATGGAATCCATACCACCTTTCGATTTTGTCTATCTCTTCGTCCGTCTCAATCGTTCCGATCCACCGTTTTAGCAATATGTTCATAAATATCCAATAAATTTCTGAACCCTAACTTTTCCGCCCGGTCGATGTACCGACACCATAATTCGGCGGCCATTTTAGCGTCACTAAGAGCATGATGACGATTTCGGATCGGAATATCGTTATGTGCACACCATTCATCCAATGTTTTCAAACGGGTCATCGGTTCGACGGTTCGGAATAAAATGGATGTATCAAAAATTTTATTTTGGAAAAGCAACCGAAATGAATTTTCACTCGCGTATTGAAGAAATTTTTTCTCATGGGCAGCATGATGGGCGATGAGTGGATGATGTTTGGCGAATTGGAAAAATCGAAACAAGCCATCCGATACGGTAGGTGCCCGTTCCAATTCCGCTTTCGTAATCCCCGTTAAATCGAGAATTTCTTGGCTAGGAAATTTTTTCGGTTGAACAAGGGAGTAAAACGATTCGTTCGGTACGATTTCTTTCCCTTTTATTTTTAAAGCTCCGATCGCAATGATTTCGTCCCCCTTTTCAGGTTCAAACCCGGTCGTTTCCAAATCGATGGCAATCACTTCTAAACGGTTCAACGAGGTTACGAGGACATCCCTTCTTTGGAGATCCTTTTGCAAACGTCTCATGAAAGCCATTTGTTCTTTATTAACTGCCCCTTCATTTCCGCCAAACCATTTCCCTTGTACGTTTTTTAGCCAACGATTTAGTGGATTAATATCCATACGATCCATCCTTTTTCAACTTTCTATGGGCGAATTGATGTAGTTTCCGGCCACTTCGAATAATCGTCTTCAACTTCCTTTTTTCCTCCTCCTGTAAATCGTCCCAACGGATGTAATGGGAGTTTTCATAATTCAATTTGGAACTGTATTGTAAACGGTAACGAAGGAGGGTAGAAAAATCGTCTTCCGCATGAGCAAGTACGGAATTGAAATGCATCCGCTCGTTCAGTTTTTGAATCCGTTCAATCGTAGACGTTTCCAAAATTCCTTCTTTCATGGCGAGTAGACGGATGGCGTTCACATACGGTAAATAGGCAACTTGTTTCATATGAATCATTCCTTTTCGCTCTCCCTTTTCTTCGACGAGCATTTGTCCGAGGGGGCCCGTTGCCTTTTTTACGTATACTGTATTTTCCGCAAATCGTTGGAGAAGGAAAGGTTGCTTATTTATTTTTTGAAATAAAAATTGTTTCAAGTCTAATGCAAACCGCTTCTCTCCTTTTAAACAACGGGCATCGAAAAAAATGAGCAAATATCGGATGGAAGAAAAGCTTGCATCATTGACCCATAGCTCCAGCTGTTTCTTCCAATCGGACAACGATTGACACCAAAGGGGGTTCGAACTCATTACTTTTCCTTCACAATACGGATAACCGACAATATGTAAAGCGTCGGAAAGTTGTTTTCCAAAATGGGAGAAAAAGGTTTCGCATTCTTTCTCTGATCGTTCGAAAATGATTCCGTGATCTTGATCAACAAAATATCCTTGTTCTTTTCTTCCCCCACTTCCCGTAATAAACCAACAAAATTCACACGGTGGCGGGCCAAGACGATTCATCGTTAAGTTAAAGACATGTTTCATTACGGTATCATGTAGATCATTTATGGACGCCGGATCGTTTTCCCATTGGGCGATTCGTTCATCCTTCCATATTTTTATCTCTTCGTAACTGTGAAATGTATTTCCCAACCGTATCACATCCTTTATTTGACCGAGCCTTTCTCCATTAAGAATAGGGTAGAGAAAAAGGACGGAAATTCCGCCCTTTTGTAAACATACGTACGAATTACATTTGCGTTTTCAAATTTTTTTCGGTAAATTGTTCCGGGTAACCATAGCTACCATGTTCACTCATATCCAAACCAATGATTTCTTCCTCTTCCGTTACGCGAATGCTTCCCATGATTTTCTTCGTTATAAATAATATTACGAAGGAAACGACAAAGGCATACAACCCGGATGTGACGACTCCTAACGCCTGCACACCTAATTGGGTAAGTCCGCCACCGTAAAATAATCCTGGTAATCCAACTGAAGCTAATTCGGGTGTTGCAAAAAATCCGGTCGAAAGCGTTCCCCAAATCCCTGCCGTTCCATGGACGGATAAAGCGAAAATCGGATCATCAATGTTCATTTTTTCGAAAAAGCGAGCACTATAAAAGACAAGAATACCTGCAATCAAACCGATTACGACCGCAGCCCAAGGTTCGACAAAGGCACAGGATGCAGTAATAGCAACGAGTCCGGCCAATGCTCCGTTTAGAATGGTCGGTACATCGGATTTTCCAAGTACGACCCAAGAAATAAACGTTGCAGCAACGGCACCGGCTGCCGCACCGAGATTCGTGTTTAAGGCAACATAGCCGAAGAACGCTCCGTCGACAGAAACGGTACTTCCGGCATTGAATCCGAACCAACCGACCCATAAAAGTAACGCGGCCAAAGCGGTATACACTTGGTTATGTCCAGCGATATTGTTTGCTGTGCCATCCGGATTGTATTTTCCAATTCGCGGTTTTAATAAAAGTGTTGCAGCTAAAGCACCCATCGCACCCGTCAAATGAACGACGGTTGATCCAGCGAAATCTTGTTTTCCATGTTCCGCCAACCAGCCGCCTCCCCAAATCCAATGGGCAACTACTGGGTAAACGAAAATGCCGAATAAGATCGTAAAAATAATGTAAACGGAGAATTTCGCCCGTTCTGCAAATCCGCCGAGGGCAATCGTTAACGAAATTCCGGCAAATGCCAATTGAAACACAAAAAATACCGTCGTTGCTAACCCGTCTCCTTCTACGAGCTCCCCGCCATAAAAGAAATCGGAAAAGCCGAAGAAAAAGTTTCCACCTTCACCAAATATAAAGCCGTAACCGACCGCCCAAAAGACGATGGAAATTAAACTGAAAGTAAAGATTGTTTTTCCTGCAATATGTCCAGCATTTTTCATTCTCGTAGAACCGGCTTCCAACAAAATAAATCCGCCGATCATAAGAATAACGAGGACGGCAGCTACCATCGTCCACAAACTGTTCATGTAAAACATTTCATTCATGTAAAACCACTCCTTCTCTTTAACTTTAATAACGAATCCATGTTATAAAAGCTAACATTCATCTTATATTTTCGATTTTATCGAATCATTTTGCTATTGTCAATCGTTAATTTGTATTTTGTGTTAGGTTTTCTAACATTAAATTTTTTAAAAAAAGACTTCCCGAGTGTTTTCTCAGAAAGTCTTTTGAAATTCCTTTTTTTATTAAACCATCACTTTGCACATATCGTTTGTAAATTCAACCGGGTCTTCTACTTGCAAGCCTTCGATCAAAAGGGCTTGGTTGTATAAAATTTTCGTGTACAAGGCGAACTTTTCTTTATCCGCTTCAAAAGCTTTTTTCAATGATTGAAAGATTTCGTGATTCGGATTGATTTCCAACACTTTTTCCGCTTTTACTTGTTGATTATTCGGCATGCTGTTAATTACCTTTTCCATTTCAATCGTAATATCCCCTTCCGTCGAAAAGCAGACCGGGTGGGATTTCAACCGTTTCGATGCTTTTACACTTTTCACTTTGTCGCCTAATATTTCCTTCATTGATGTGAACAATTGTTTCGTTTCTTCCTTCGTTTCTTGATCCTCTGTCTTTTCCTCTGAATTAATGCCTAAATCATCACTAGAAACGGATCGAAATTCCTTTTCTTTATAGTTTCCTAACATTTTAATAGCAAATTCATCAATATCTTCCGTCAAATACAAAATTTCGTATCCTTTTTCTGCAACGAGCTCCGTTTGCGGTAATTTTTCAATCCGTTCGATCGAATCACCTGTTGCATAATAAATATATTTTTGTTCATCAGTCATCCGGGAAACGTATTCGTCCAGTGTAACAAGTTTTTTCTCCTTCGAAGAGTAAAACAATAACAAATCTTGTAGCAGATCTTTATTTGCTCCAAAATCGGAATACACGCCAAATTTCAACTGTCTACCGAAGGCGTTGTAAAACGATTCATATTTTTCCCGTTCATTTTTTAACATTAATTCTAATTCTCGTTTAATTTTATTTTTAATATTTTTCGCGATGAATTTCAATTGCCGGTCCTGTTGCAACATTTCCCTCGATATATTCAACGACAAGTCTTCTGAATCAACCATTCCCTTGACGAAACTGAAATAATCGGGTAATAGATCTGGGCTTTTTCCCATAATGAGTACGCCGTTTGAATATAATTCTAATCCCTTTTCATATTCAGGGGTGTAATAATCGTATGGAGCACTCTCCGGAATATATAAAATCGCATTGTATCGAACGGTTCCGTCAACCGTTAAGTGGATATGTTTTAACGGTTTATCAAAGCCGTATCGTTTTTCGTTGTAGAAATTCACATAATCTTCATCCGTTAATTCATTTTTATTTTTCCGCCAAATCGGAACCATGCTGTTAATGACTTCTTCTTCTTTATAATCGATAAATTCGTCACTACCTTCTTCCTTTGGTTTATGCTTCGTTACGTCCATTTTAATCGGATAGCGGATAAAGTCCGAATATTTTTTGACGATTTCTTTCAATCGCCATTCGTCAAGGAATTCATCGAAATTGTCGTCCTCTGTATTTTCCTTTAATTTTAAAATGACTTCCGTACCGACTTCATCCTTTTCGCATTCTGAGATCGTGTATCCGTCGGTTCCTTCCGATTGCCATTCGTACCCTTGATTTTCTCCGAAGGCTTTTGATTTGACCGTTACGATCTCACTTACCATAAAAGCTGCATAAAAACCGACACCGAATTGACCGATGATGTCGAAACCGTCTTTCATTTCATGTTCCTTTTTAAAGGAAAGGGAACCGCTTTTTGCAATCGTACCGAGATTCGTTTCCATCTCTTCTTTCGTCATTCCGATGCCCGTATCCATCACAGTTAACGTTCGATTTTCTTTATTCGGGATGATTTTTATGTAGTATTGGTCTCGATCGAATGATAACGATTCATCTGTTAACGTTTTGTAATACATTTTGTCGATCGCATCGCTTGCATTAGAAATTAACTCCCGTAAAAAAATTTCCTTTTTTGTATAAATGGAATTGATCATCATTTCTAATAATCGTTTCGATTCCGCTTGAAACTGTTTCTTCTCCATTCCCATTCACTCTCCCTTTTTCAAAATATATCGGATCAATTTAGCACTCAGTTCGGATGAGTGCTAATACACATTTTGTCTTATCATATATTTTTCGTTCTGTCAACGTTCGAAACGAAAATTCGATGCATCAATAGCGGAATCCTTTACAGAGTCTTTACACGTCATTTAAACGTTTATCGTAAAAATTTCGTAAAATAATGATCGTGAATGATGTGTCGATTGGAGGAAAGTGTATGGGAATTACCGAGTTGTTATATGAATGGGAATGCAAATTATTTCGCGCCATCAATCGCCAATATGAACATAAATGGGTTTATGCCATTTTCCGTACAGTGACTCAGTTAGCTAGCGCACCGTTTTCCATTGGGATTGTCCTACTTCTTATCCTAAATTCTACCGGAAACGTAAAAACAGCTGCAATAACAGCAGGAATTTCTTTAGCAATCAGCCATATTCCTGTCCAGATTGGAAAAAAGATTTTCCGACGAAAACGACCGTATTTAGTCTTTAATCAAATTTTTGTAACGAATCGACCGTTGAAAGATCTTTCCTTTCCATCTGGCCATACGACAGCTGCTTTTTCCGTTATCACTCCCTTTGTCATCTTTTACCCTTTTTCAAGTTTTATACTCGTACCTTTAGGCATGATCATCGGTTTATCGAGAATCGTTTTAGGGTTGCATTATCCTTCTGATTGTTTTGCCGGGATGTTGCTCGGAATTGTATTTGGTTTGTTATCCGTTTATTTCATGAACAATTACGATTCACTCCTTTTGAATCATTGATTTTTCCTTCGACATTAATCATACTTAAGGAGAGAAAAATTTTTTTCAAATGATTCCGATTCATCATTGTCTCGGAATTAGAAAACCGAAACTGGAAGCTTTTTCATTTTTTTTGGAGGTGAAACCGATGCAATGGCAACAATGGCTACTTCATTCGAATTACACCGTTGTGTTTACCGGTGCGGGGATGTCAACCGAAAGCGGATTACCGGATTTTCGCTCAAAAAAAACCGGGTTATGGAAGAAAAAAGACCCGGCAACCATCGCCTCCACCGACGCCTTAAATAATAACGTGGAACAATTTATTGATTTTTATCGCGAACGGGTGTTAGGTGTAAAGGAATTCGGTCCCCATAAAGGGCATCGTATTTTAGCCGAATGGGAACAGAAAGGTATCATCCAATCGATTATTACGCAAAATGTCGACGGTTTCCATCAACAAGCTGGGAGCGAACGAGTCATCGAATTGCATGGAACGTTGCAAAAACTCCATTGTCAGTCGTGCGGCAAGGAATACGACAGCGAACAATACGTCAACAAAGACTATCACTGTTCTTGCGGCGGCATCCTTCGTCCGTCCATTGTGTTGTTCGGTGAGGCGTTACCAGAAGATGCTTTTCAACAGGCTTTGGAAGAAACGGAAAAGGCCGAACTTTTCATCGTCCTCGGCTCATCCCTTTCCGTAACCCCAGCGAACCAGTTCCCCCTTTTGGCGAAACAAAACGGTGCAAAGCTGATGATCGTCAATATGGAACCGACAACATTTGATATGTATGCAGATGTCGTCATCAATAAAGAAAAAATTGGCGAATTTTTAGAGGCGTGGAATCGAAAAATCGATAAAAACTAGTGGAAAACCCGACCCTCATCGGCCGGGCTTTTCACCACCAATTTCTCCATCTTCCGTCAATTTTACCCTTTTACAGCCGATGTACAAACAGGAATACAGTTCCACATCTTTTCCGATTTTTGAAAGACCTTTTAAATAATGACGGACAATCGATTTATATTCCTCGGCAACGCCATCTTCTTCCAAAATCCCGTAGGCGTAAATCATCTTTCCGTGGAACAATGTCACTAAGCAACCGACTGCCTTTTCTTCGGCGTTGACGATATTTACGATTTGAAATGTAGGTGTGATTAGTTCAGGGGATAAATATATTGGCAATGATCTCGCTCCTTATTCCTTTATGTAAATTGGATTTTTTCGAACAAACTATCCCGTCTCCCCTCTCCCGACCGTTTCTTTACTCGAATAAAAATTAGCGATAGCAAACTGACAAAAAGGGTTAATCCGGCTGTCGACAAAAACATCCCTGTTCTCGACCAATCCATAAACATACTGTAGACGGGAGGTCCGATGGCAACACCGAGAAATCGGACAGATCCGTATAGGGAAGTGACAAATCCACGACGATCCTTCGAAACACTACCGGTAATAAAACTATTTAAACAAGGTAAAACGAGACCTGTTCCGATACTACTTATTACGAGGACAGAAAAAAACGGAATCATTTGCTTAATCCACGTGAGTAGGGAAAAGGAAATTGTCATAAAAACTAATCCTATAATAATTAGCCGCTTCATCCTCCGCATATTTTTCCCAATTTTGCTGCCCGTCACATAAGAGGTCGTTGTTAAAAATAATAATGGAATTGCCAAAACACCGCCCTTTACAACTCCATTAATTTGATAATCCTT
Coding sequences within:
- a CDS encoding phosphatase PAP2 family protein, with product MGITELLYEWECKLFRAINRQYEHKWVYAIFRTVTQLASAPFSIGIVLLLILNSTGNVKTAAITAGISLAISHIPVQIGKKIFRRKRPYLVFNQIFVTNRPLKDLSFPSGHTTAAFSVITPFVIFYPFSSFILVPLGMIIGLSRIVLGLHYPSDCFAGMLLGIVFGLLSVYFMNNYDSLLLNH
- a CDS encoding NAD-dependent protein deacylase; translation: MQWQQWLLHSNYTVVFTGAGMSTESGLPDFRSKKTGLWKKKDPATIASTDALNNNVEQFIDFYRERVLGVKEFGPHKGHRILAEWEQKGIIQSIITQNVDGFHQQAGSERVIELHGTLQKLHCQSCGKEYDSEQYVNKDYHCSCGGILRPSIVLFGEALPEDAFQQALEETEKAELFIVLGSSLSVTPANQFPLLAKQNGAKLMIVNMEPTTFDMYADVVINKEKIGEFLEAWNRKIDKN